From a single Mesoaciditoga lauensis cd-1655R = DSM 25116 genomic region:
- a CDS encoding POTRA domain-containing protein, translating to MKKYLVIFFLLLFSLSFLAFAKDRIVEVEVKGNTTTKEFIVLNLLNYTKNMKLDIDALERSQNALLNSGLFSDVYMDLKSTGDDYILVVNLKEKAHFIPVIDLEKGVGIENNDLFGLGVGMYGTLRFFNLSPFSVFWGGYTVGLSSPRAFGTHFSFKAEYGDLKNLYWQTPAKSFYYDSQGFTVGLGYEWDAGNLFMASYTSKTNSSTNLSQTDSNVNSISFVLKHISYFGEGRSYLKWNAGLERGVNEDFTTLNLDMRYYYRIIAQIYTLTRSYSVYNGENTPLMSKYYFGQTSDLKGYDLRAFSTPFMSLLEERIGVPFTSSFKISKSSQMTFLTPEIILQEAFIKSGEFSLDDFKFSIGIGIKFKTPVGSLEPELFFGKSLKFYLEF from the coding sequence ATGAAAAAATATCTTGTGATTTTCTTCCTTCTCCTTTTTTCTTTATCTTTTCTTGCATTTGCAAAAGATCGTATCGTGGAAGTTGAAGTGAAAGGCAACACGACGACCAAAGAATTCATCGTTCTCAATTTGTTAAATTACACAAAAAACATGAAACTTGATATCGATGCTCTTGAAAGATCTCAAAACGCGCTGTTGAATTCTGGACTTTTTTCAGACGTTTACATGGATTTGAAATCCACTGGGGATGATTATATTCTTGTCGTCAATTTAAAAGAAAAGGCGCATTTTATCCCCGTTATAGATTTGGAAAAAGGTGTTGGAATTGAAAACAACGATCTCTTTGGCCTTGGTGTTGGAATGTATGGAACGCTGAGATTCTTCAATCTTTCACCTTTTAGCGTATTTTGGGGTGGATATACCGTTGGATTGTCTTCTCCTAGAGCTTTTGGTACCCATTTTTCTTTTAAAGCTGAATACGGTGATTTAAAGAATTTGTATTGGCAAACACCGGCAAAATCGTTTTATTACGATTCACAAGGATTTACCGTGGGATTGGGATATGAGTGGGATGCGGGAAATCTTTTCATGGCTTCCTATACGAGCAAAACAAATTCTTCTACAAATCTTTCCCAAACCGATTCAAACGTTAACTCCATCTCTTTTGTGCTAAAGCACATTTCTTATTTTGGTGAAGGCAGAAGCTATTTGAAGTGGAATGCGGGATTAGAGCGAGGAGTAAATGAAGATTTCACGACGCTCAATCTGGATATGAGATATTATTACAGGATAATTGCACAAATTTACACCTTAACGCGGTCATATTCGGTTTACAACGGTGAAAATACTCCCCTCATGTCCAAATATTACTTTGGGCAAACTTCTGATTTAAAAGGATACGATTTAAGAGCATTTTCTACGCCTTTTATGTCGCTTTTGGAAGAAAGGATAGGCGTACCATTCACTTCTTCCTTTAAGATATCCAAATCTTCCCAGATGACTTTTTTAACTCCGGAGATCATTTTGCAGGAGGCTTTCATAAAAAGTGGGGAATTCTCTTTGGATGATTTCAAATTTTCCATCGGAATAGGTATAAAGTTCAAAACTCCCGTTGGTAGCCTTGAACCTGAACTTTTCTTTGGGAAGTCATTGAAATTCTATTTGGAATTTTGA